A segment of the Hallerella succinigenes genome:
ATGAGTTTTATGAAATGCCTGAAGAGGTCCTCGAAGGCGAACGGGTAACGCTCGCTTTTTTGGAGCCGGAAGATTCGGAAGAGGTTTTGTATCTCGTGGATTCTTCACGGGATTCTCTTGGCGCTTGGCTTCCCTGGGTGGAAAATTTTACGGAAATCGGCGACGCCTATAGTGCGATTTCGGCTTATCAGATGCAGCGGGATATGGCGAACGGAGGCGCTTTTGGAATTCGAAGATTAGAAGACGGTGCGCTTGTCGGCGAGGTCGTTTTGCAATGGATCGATTGGAAGAACCGTTCTGCATCGTTCGGGTATTTTTTGGGAAGCGCCTTTGAAGGGGAAGGCCTTGCGACCGAAGCGATGAACCTGGCCCTCGGTTACATTCAAAATTTGGGAATTCACCGGGTGGAAATTTCTGCCGCCGTGGAAAATAAAAAGAGCTGCGCCTTGGCGAAAAGGCTTGGTTTTGAACAGGAAGGCATTGCGAAGGATGCGGAATTTTTGCACGGGAAATGGCAAAATCATGCGAAATTCGCCAAAATTATGCCCAATTAGAATGTATTCTCTCGGTTACAAAGGTAAACATTTAACCTAGCCAGCCCCTCTTTATATTTGATCAAACAACTATTTTATAAGCATGGAACCAAGTGCAGAAGAAAATAAGAAGCTGTCCATGCCGGACGTTTTGCAATACACGAATTACCGTGTATTCCTGCACGACTATTATGCCTATAAAAAGTCGACATCGGCGGTTTTCAGCTTGCGTTTCTTTGCCGCAAAGGCTGGGCTTTCGAGCCATGCGCATTTGAAGCTCGTGATGGACGGCAAACGGAACATTACCAAGAATACAGTCGTGAAAATCATCCAAGGGTTGAACCTCGCGGATGAACGCGCTACCTATTTCGAAAATCTGGTGTTCTTCAATCAGGCGAAGACGGACAAGGAAAAGGCTTTCTACTATGGAAAGCTCGTCAAGTCCACGCCAGGTTCCCGTTTGCATAAGATGGACCAGGCACATTTTCGAATTTTTACGGAATGGTATCACTCCGTAATCCGTGAAATGGTGGAACTTCGGGGCTTCAATCCGGCTCCGGAATGGATTTCGAGACGTCTCGGCGGAACGATTACGCCGGCCCAGGCTGCGGAATCCTTGAACCTGCTGTCTTCCCTTGGACTGATTTCCAGAACGGCGAACGGATACAGCCAGGCGCAGTCCTTGATTACGACCGATGACGAGGTAAGCGATCTGTTGGTGAAGCAGTACCATCGTCAGATGCTCGACCAGGCAAAAGATTCAATGGAAAATGTTCCTGCAGAAAAAAGGGATATTTCGGCGGTGACTTTTGCGATTCAGCGTAAAGATTTCCCTGCTTTAAAAAAACATTTACAACTCATGCGAAAAGAACTATTAGATTTCTCTAGTGAGTCGGGGACAGGAGAGGATGTTGTTCAAGTGAACATCCAACTGTTCCCATTAACGCGAGGAATGTAATGAAGTTTGTTCGATTCTCTATGGGTGCGCTTCTTTTGTACGCCTTTATGTTAATGGCGTGTACTACGTCGTCGGATCAAGCGGGAATCGAAATTGGAAATCCAGAAATCCAGGCCCATTCTTTTTTGGCACACTTTTTTGTGGATTATGGATCTGGCGAAAATGCGGATTCTGTCCAGCTTGACGGATTGCATTTGGCACTCTCGAAACTTTCTGCTTATTCCAGCTATTATATCTATGTGAGTTTTGACGCGGAAGACGGTTTAACCCTGTGGCCGGATGTGGCTTCGGATGCCCCGATGACGATTGCATTTACGGAAGATTCGACGACAACGATCGATGACTGGATGCGAGCCTTTGGAGACATTTCCATTGATGATGAAGGCCTGCTGAAGGAAATCGGGGCGCATTTTGCTCCGGTTGCGCTTGCCCCTCAGGTGACGGGCTCTCTCAAAATGGCCGATAAAAACGTTCCGTTTGTATTCTCTCTTGCCGGGCTCGATTCGTTCGAACTTCGCTACATGCAGGATCAGTTGGATACTGCAGAAAATGGAGCGATTTCTTTGACGGTGCGTTTTAGTGTGCCGGACTGGGTGGAAGGTCTCTCTCTTTCGACGGCAATGCTCGACGGCGACACGGTTCGTTTCGATGCTTTGCATAACGCGGTCCTTTGGGATTCTTTGACAACGCGCTTTGTAAAGTCTTTCTCGGCGTCACATTACATTGTGAACTATGCCTCTGGTACTGAGGAAGAAGATTACGCAGAGGATGTACTTGCGCGGTATGACGTTGTCGATTCCAACTGGGTTTCGAACGGGACGTTTGAAACCGGCGAAGATTGGATCTTGGTGCGTCAGCTCGGCGGTTATGCAGATACTTCCGTGTCGAACAACATCATGATGGTGAACGTGACGTATCCGGGGCCGTACAGCTACAGCGTGCAGCTGATCCATGAAGATATTCCGCTTTTGAAGAATCGCAAGTACAAGCTTGTGTTTACCGCTTACGCGCAGGATTCTGCATATGTCACAGTTCGCATCGGTTCTTACAGCACGTACAATACCGAAGCTCTCCAGGAACATGTGACTCTTGAACCGGTCTGGAAATCGTATGAGTTCGAATATGCGGCTCTGGTCGATGATCTCTTTTCTCGCCTCGAATTCAATGTGGGCAAGAACCAGACGAAGTATCAGTTCAAGGATGTGAAGATTTACCGCATCGACTGATGGTATAAACGCCGAGAATAATCAGTAAAATGGAGAATCCCTGACTCGGCCCGAAAATCGCAAGCCCGACTGCGACGGACACGACCGAGGAAACGGTTGGCTGAACGTAATTGTACATGGCGACGATTGTCGGTGAAAGCGTCTTTTGTGCATGCATCATCAAGAGGTAGGCGAGAAAAGTTCCGCCGAGAACGACGAAGGAGATTTCGGCCCAGGTGTTGGTTTGAACTTGCGCAAGTGGAATCTGCATCACTTGCGGTAATGTGAGCGGCAAGGTGGTAACTGCCGAGAAGGTGAACATCCACTTCATGCAGGTGATCGTATTGTATCGGCTGATGACGTTCTTGAATAGGGCTAGGTAAACGGCAAAGCAACACTGTGCAAGAACACAGAGAAGGTCGCCGGCGAGACTTCCCGCTTTTGCGTTAGATGCCGTAGCGCTCCCGAGAATCAGGATCCATGCGCCGCTTAAACCGAGCGCAATGCCGAGGATTTTTTTCCAGGTGATGCGCTCGCTTAAAAAGAGAGCGGAAGAAATCAGGGCAAAGATCGGAAGGGAAGTTGTGGCGATCGTCGCATTGATTGGCGAAGTGATGGAAAGTCCGATGTTGTAGCAGGTCTGATTTCCGACGATGGAAAAGAAGCCCGCACCAAAGAGTTTGAGCAAATCGCGGAGGGGAATTTTTTCGTTCCGCGTTTTTGCGGTGCAAAGGGAAATCAGCCAAAAGCAAATTGCGGCGCCTGTCGTGCGGAAAAAGACCATATCGATGCCCGTGATGCCCGAAAGCATCGCCGCTTTCCCGATCGGAGCCATCAGCCCCCAGATCGTCGCCGCGGAAAGAAGACAAAGATGCGCATGGAGAATCTTGCTGTTTTGCATAAAACGCTCGTTAAAAATTTTCGTTCCCAAATTTACTAAGGATTGCGTGCCGCAAGGCAAAGAACTTTCAGTCCAAGAAAAAACATACCCTTCCGCGGATTCCCCCTGCATACACACTCTCCCCCCTATTTTGCCCCCGCCCGGGTAGGCCAAGCGGTTCGTTCCGCACAAAAGCCTCCCTGCTGCAGGGAACCTTCTCGTCAGAGGTAGCGCTCCTTGCCAAGGTAAATCCTTCCAGCCAAGGAGAAGCCCTTAAAAAAGAAAGACCTCGGTGGAATACCGAGGTTTTTCTTTGGAAAGTTCGAAACTTTAGGCAAGTCTCGAAATCATGTAACCGGCGCAGATAGCGGTACCGATCACGCCCGAAACGTTCGGACCCATGGCATGCATGAGAAGGAAGTTCTGCGGATCGTACTTGGCGCCTTCCACCTGGGAAACGCGAGCCGCCATCGGAACAGCCGACACACCAGCAGAACCGATCAACGGGTTTACCGGGTTCTTCGGGCTGCACCAGTTCATAATCTTTGCAAGGAGAAGTCCTGCGAAAGTCGAGAAGCCGAAAGCAACGACACCCATCGCGATGATCATCAAGGTCTTCGGCTGCAAGAAGATGTCTGCGGACATCGTCAAACCGACGGAAGTACCGAGGAAAATCGTCACAATGTTCATGAGTTCGTTTTGAGCCGTCTTCACGAGACGTTCCACGACGCCCGCTTCCTTGAAGATGTTACCGGTCATGAGCATAATGATCAGAGCGGAAGCATCCGGAACAACGAGCACGCAGACCACCATCACCATCACTGCAAAGGTGATGCGTTCAAGCTTTGAAACCTTGCGGAGGCTCTTCATACGAATGACGCGTTCCTTAGCGGTTGTCATCGCTCGCATGATAGGCGGCTGGATCAGCGGCACGAGTGCCATGTAAGTGTAAGCGGCGACAGCGATAGGTCCAATCAGGTGCGGCGCAAGCTTGTTGGCCGTAAAGATGGACGTCGGACCGTCTGCACCACCGATGATGCCGATAGAAGCCGCTTCACCGAGAGTGAATCCACCAAAGGCGACTGCGCAGAACATCGTAATGAACACGCCGAACTGAGCACCGCCGCCGAGGATCAGCGTACGCGGATTTGCAATCAGCGGTCCAAAGTCGGTCATGGCACCGACGCCGAGGAAGATGATGGGTGGGAAGAGCTCGAGATGAATGCCTTGGCTGATGTAGTAGAAAAGACCGGCAGTCGGAGTGAACATTCCTTCGATGCCCCAGCCGCCTTCATAGAAGCCACGGGACGGAATGTTGACCGCGAGAGCGCCGATCGCAATCGGCAAAAGAAGTAAAGGCTCGTACTTCTTGACGATCGCGAGATACATCAGCACAATGCTGACGAGCCACATGACAATCATCGGACCCGAGATTGCAGAGAATCCCGTGCCGTTGACGAACATGTCTGTGACTGAGTTTAAGATACCACTCATAGGAGGCCCTCTTTAGGCGATAGTCATCAAGACTTGGCCTTCGGTTACGGAGTCTTGTTCCTTGACAGCGATCGAAGTGACGGTACCGTCGCACGGGCAGACGATCGAGTTTTCCATCTTCATGGCTTCGAGAACGGCAACTTCCTGGTTCTTCGTAACCTTGTCACCCACCTTCACCTTGAGTTTGAAAACGATACCCATCATCGGGCTAGGAATCGGGGTGCCTTCTCCAGCCGGAGCAGCGGCCGGAGCTGGAGCCGGGGCAGCGGCAGCCGGAGCAGCGATCGGAGCTGCAGCCACAGGAGCGGCTGCGACAGGTGCAACTGCGGCCGGAGCTGCGTTGCCGAGAACTTCGACTTCAACGTCGTAGGTCTTGCCTTCAAACGTAATGCGGATAACTTTCTTCATAGTAGTTTCCTCTTGAGCTTAGAGCTCGTTGGTTTGTAATTCTGTGCGACCCTGAGTAGTCCAAGCCCATTCGGTCGAGTTTTGAGATTTGAATTTGACGATTTTCACCGGACCGCCGAGGACTTCGGCTGCAGCGATTGCGAAAATGACTGCGAGCTTTTCATTCGAGAGACCCGGATGAATTTCCAAGGCGGAAACCGCAGCGATGCTGAGGAATGCCTGGAGCTGCTTGTTCGTGAATCCCGGGTGCACGCTCGGTGCGTCCGGATCGCCAAGACCCTTGGAAAGATCAATCTTGATCGGATCCGAAGAAGCGACTGCTGCAGGAGCTGCATTGGCAGCAACCGGAGCTTTTTCCTTCTTCGAAAGAATTGGCGTGATGACCTTGTTCATCACATAACTCATCAAGTATGTGAGGAACATAATACCGATAATCACGACCATCACGATGATAAGGCCCGTCGCCTGGAATTCGGCAAGCTTGCCGAGTGTAAAGGTTTCGACCTCACCCTGTTCCGTGACGTATTGATCACTGAGTTTGGCTTTCGCAATCGGAAGAGCCTTGTTGGCTCCGTTGACAGTTCTTACGCTGTCCTGGCGTGCATTAGCTTCACGCGATTGCGCATTCGTCTTATAGAGAATGGAGACTTTATGACCGCCTTGGTAGATCTCAACGACTGCCGAGTCGGGCATCAAAGTCAGCTGCTCTTTAAGCGGAGCGCTAATCGAGTCTGGCATAATAGCCAGCTGTTCCTTAAACCGTTCTGGAACGGGATAAGGCCCAGTCGCTTTGACGACGCCTTCTTGTTGTGTTGCTGTTGTCATAGAGGACTCAACCCGTGTTTCTTATTTGGACGTTTGACACGCTTCGAGAGCAAAGTTCTCAGAGCGAGCGAAACCTTAGCGCGGGTTTCTGCAGGATTGATGACATCGGTAATGATGCCGGATTCTGCAGCCTGGTAAGGCTTCGAGAACTTTTCGCGGTAGTCGTCAACGAGCTGCTTGTAAAGAGCATCCTTGTTTTCAGCTGCTGCGAGTTCCTTCTTGTAGATAATCTTGGCTGCACCTTCAGCGCCCATTACGGCGATTTCAGCAGTCGGCCAAGCGTACACGACGTCACCGCCGAGATCCTTGGAAGCCATGGCGATGTAAGCACCACCGTAGGCCTTGCGCATGATGACCGTGACGAGAGGAACCGTGCAAGATGCGTAAGCATAGAGCATCTTTGCACCGTGGCGGATAATGCCTCCGCGTTCCTGGGCAAGACCCGGCATAAATCCCGGGACGTCGGTCAGGGTCACAATAGGAATGTTGAATGCGTCGCAGAAGTTCACGAATTCTGCGCCCTTGTCGGAAGAATCGATATCGAGGCAGCCGGCCTTGTACTTCGGCTGGTTCGCGACGATGCCGACGACCATACCGTTGATGCGGCCAAAGCCCGTGATGATGTTCTTCGCGAAGTCACGCTTCACTTCGAGCCATTCGTTTGGGTCGACGAGACGTTCGATCACCTGGTAGGCGTCGAGCGGCTGGTTTGCGTCTTCCGGAATGATCTGGTTCATGCTCGGATCGTCATCGAGTTCGATGTCGGTGAGCTTGTGCGGTGGAAGTTCGGAATTGTTGGACGGGAGGAAGCTGAGGAGCTTCTTGATAATCTGGGAAGCGTGCTTGTCGTCGTTGGCGACGAAGTGGACGTTTCCGGAAACCGTTGCGTGGGCTGCAGCCGATGCGAACTTTTCGAGCGGAGCTTCTTCGCCGGTGGAAGCCTTGATCACCTGCGGACCGCAGATGAACATGTTCGAATTGTCCTTGAGCTGAATGCAGAAGTCCATGAGGGCCGGGCTGTAGGAAGCGCCGCCTGCGCACGGACCAGCGATGACCGCGATCTGCGGTACGACGCCCGAAGCGAGGACGTTTGCACGGAAAACCTTGCCGTAGCCTGCGAGGCTCTTCACGCCTTCCTGAATACGAGCTCCACCGGAGTCGTTTACGGAGATGATCGGCGTGCCGAGTTCGATAGCACGCTGCATGGCTTCGGACATCTTCTGGGCGTGACGGCTACCGAGGGAACCGCCGCTGACCATGAAGTCCTGAGAAATCACGGTGACCGGGCGACCGTCGATGTTGCCGATGCCTGTCACAACGCCGTCACCGGCGAGCTTCTTCGTTTCGAAACCAAAGCTGCGGACGTCGTGGTCCACGTACATGCCAGCCTCTTGGAAGGAACCGTCGTCGACGAGGTCAGCGACACGCTCACGTGCAGAGAAGAGACCCTTTGCATGACGTGCTTCGAGTTTCTCCGGACCGCAACCCGAGGAGAGAGCAAACTTGCGACGCTCTTCAAGTTGATCGAGTAATTCTTGTTTAATAGCCATTTCTAGTTTCCTTTAGGATTCCATAGTTGCAATTGAAAAATAGAATTCCAAAAAGAAGAGGTTATTCTTTCATCGTTCCTTTTTCGAGGAAATCGAGATGCATATTGAACGCTCGGTCAAGAGCGAACGGAATATGCTTTCCTTTCGAGGACCGCATACTGTAATCTAAAAAATCATTGAGCTGTTGGCGATAGTCTGGATGTGCACAATTTTCAATTATTTTGTGCGCACGGGACACCGGATCGAGCCCGCGGAGGTCCGCTAGGCCTTGCTCCGTGACAAATATGTGGGTTTCGTGATCGGAGTGATCCAAATGTGTAACAAATGGAACAATCGTGCTGATCGCGCCATTTTTTGCCGTCGACGGCGCCATGAAAAATCCGAGCAGACAATTTCTTGAAAAATCAGCGGATCCGCCGATTCCATTCATGATCGAAGAACCGCAAACGTGTGAAGAATTCACATTGCCGAAAATATCGCATTCGAGAGCCGTGTTCATGGAGATGACACCGAGGCGTCGGATGACTTCCGGATGGTTTGAAACTTCTTGCGAGCGGAGCACGAACTTCTTTTGAAGCGTAGCCGCGTTCTGCTTAAAATATTCGCGAGCGTCTGCGGAACACGTGAGAGCGGTGCCGCTTGCACCGACGAGTTTATCTGCTTTGATCAGCTCAAAGACCGCTTCCTGAATGACTTCGGTGAAGAGGCTCACCGGCTCTTGCAAGGAATCGCGCGCCATAGCGGTGAGCACAGCGTTTGCCACGTTGCCGACGCCGCTCTGATAGGGAAGCCCTGCGGGAAGGCGTCCTTTTTTGCGTTCGTGCGCAAGGAATTCAAGAATCTGACCGCCGATGTTTTTGGAAACTGCATCGGGTTCGGTAAACGGTCGGATGGTATCGCCTTGATTTGTGCGGACGATCGCCACGATCTTTTTCGGATCGACTTGGACGTAATCCTTTCCGCCGCGGTCCAGAACATTTACCACCGGAATCGGGTGCGTGTACGGGGGAAGTTCTGGCAGGTAGCAGTCGTGAATTCCGCAGAGTGCATCTCCGTAAATGGAATTCAGTTCCACGATGATGCGGTCTGCCATTCGCAAATATTCGACGGAATTTCCGCAGGACGTTGTAAAACGGATTTTTCCGTCAGAAGTCACTTCGCTCGCTTCGATGATCGCTGTCGTCGGGCGCGGCAAAGAGCCTGTGCGGACGAGATGCCCCATGATTCCGAGATGCGCATCGGTGTAGAAAATTTCGCCGCGGTTGATCGCGGAACGCAAATCTGGATTGGACTGGTAAGGCGCTCTCCATTTGATTGCCTTGGCGCGGGCTAAGGCTCCGTCGCATTCGTCGCCAGTCGAGGCTCCAGAAAAAAGCGTAATCTGGAATGGTTTACCGTTTGCGTGTAAGCGTTCCGCCCTTTTGGCGAGAGCGGTGGGGACCGCTTTGGGATAGCCTGCGAGAGTGAATCCGGAAACGCCAAGAACTTCTCCATCTTGAATCAGTTCTGCCGCTTCTTCTGCAGAAATTTCTTTGGAAACCAGGTCAGAAGTCATGCGTTAAAATTACGATTTTTTGCGCAAAACTGGAAATGATTTTTTGGGGAAGTTTCTGTTTTGAAATCCAAGAGCCTGGGAGCCCTTTATGGGATTTGGCTTCTACGCATAAAACGCGGCATTGGATTTTGTAACGGGTAATCGAATGTTCGACAGTTCCCATAAAAGCAAAGCGCTTGACGTTCTCCGGGGAAATTACATTTTCGGCGATACCGGGGAAAATATTTTTGAACGCGTCCGCATATTCAAATATCGGAAATGTCAGCTGATTTTTGAGAAACGGCGATTGAGGCGAAGATTGCAGTAAAAAATTTCCTTTGGAATCGCAGATGGCGAGCGCAAAGCCGATCCAGGAAACGTACCGGGTTTGCTTTTGGGGCGGAAATGCCGTGGCGCGCCCGTTTTGAAAGGCTTTGCAAATTTTTTGAATGGGGCAACTTTCGCAAAGCGGATTTGTTTTTTTGCAAACGGTTCGCCCGAGTTCCATCAAAGCTTCATTTGTAAGGAATGCGTCGCCTGCGTTTGCCCAGTTGTACGCTTCTTCCCAATAGGAATCTTTTGCCGCTTTATCCTTAGTCGGTAAAAAATCCCATTCGGAAAGGCGCGAAAAAACGCGGACGAGGTTTCCGTCTAAAATCGCTTCGTTCTGATGAAAGGCGAGGCTTAGAATAGCGCCTGCGGTGTATGCGCCGATTCCCGGGAGCGCTTCCAAGTCTTGGCGGTTGCTTGGAAACTTTCCGCCGTTTTGAACGACCTGTTTCGCGGTCTTGTGGATGTTTCTTGCGCGGCTGTAATAGCCGAGCCCTTGCCAGTGCAAAAGAACATCGTCTTCGCTTGCTCTTGCGAGCGCCTGCACGGTGGGAAAGTCTTGCATCCACTTTTTGTAGGCGGTTTGGACAGCGGAAACCTGCGTCTGTTGCAGCATTGTTTCGCTGATCCAGACCGCATAGGGGTCGCGTTTAGAGAATAAGTCCAAGGGCCGCCAAGGAAACTCGGCGCGTTTTTTTTTGAACCATGCGCAGAGCGCCTTATTTGCCGTGGTAAGCTTCGTGATAAACCTTTTTATAGAATTCCCACTGGGCTTTAGCAGCCTTTTCGAGGGTGTAGTCCTTGCTGCGGTTGTAAGCGTTTTCGCGAACCTTTTGGTAGGCGACTTCGTCGTGACGAAGGTTCATGCACTTTTCGAGTTCGGCGAGCCAAGCGGCGGTATCGTCTGCCGGGAGAACCTGTCCACAGCCTTTTTCGAACACGATATCCTGCGGGCCACCCTTATCGGTGACAATGGCGGGAGTGCCCGATGCGAGAGCTTCGACGACCACGTTTCCGAAGGTGTCCGTTGTGCTCGGGAACAGCAAAAAATCGGCGTCTGCGTAAAGGCCTGCGAGGGTTTCGCCGCCTTGAACGCCTGCAAAGTGGACTTCCGGAGCGCTAGCAAAATCTTTCTTGAGTTCTTCTAAGTACCAGCCGTCTCCGACGAACATTAGTTCGGCGTCGTCATGCTTTTTGCGGAATTCCATCCACAGATTGCGAAGCAACGGAAGATTCTTTTCTTTAGAAATTCGACCGACGTAAACAAAGCGCACTTTCCCTTGAAGGTCCGAGAATTTTTCCCACGTGCCTTTGCCACGGAAGTCCGGACTGTAATTTTCGAGAGGAATGCCTCGACGGATGATTTCGATCTTGTCGAGCGGGACCTTGATGTCGTTGTGCAGAATGTTCTTGTAATCTTTACACGGGCTTACGACCGGACGGGTGAAGCCGTAGAAGATTTGCATCAGCATCAAAACGTAACGATACATCCATTTCGCTTTGACAAGGGTCTTCGTATAAGTCGGGACGTCGGTACGGTAATGGCTGATCACCTTGATGCCTGCGATTTTGGCGCAGAAGGCGATCGCCCAAGCTCCCGGACTCGGCGTTTCCAGTTCGACGATATCGACCGGGTAACGTTTGAGCAAACGAAGGATCGGACGCACGTGTGGAATCGCAAGTTCGCTGTTTGCGTAACCGAGCTGTTCCATGCTAAAGACGCGCGGAAGCAAAATGACGTAGCCGTTTTCCACGACGCCACAGGGACGCGTGTTGAAAGCGCTGCCGACGAGGGCCGCCTTGTAACCGTGGCCGCGCATGTAGGTAATCACATGGCGCAAATTGTTCGCAATCCCATTGACTTCATCTAGATTGTCGGAATAGAAGGCGACTCGGATATCATCTTCGGCATGCTCTTTGCGTTTTTTCTTCAAAAAGAAACGGAGCTTGAGCAATTGCGGCAGATTGCGAAGGACTTGCCAGAATACCACCGGTGGAATCATGCAAGTGCGAATGTTTCCAGGAGGCTGGTGTTTGAAAGAAAAGTATTCGGGGAACGTACTCGAAACAGTCCGGCCAAAAATCGGCGGGCGGGAATCGTAAGTGTTGTTCGAATCTTCAGTTACCATCGTACGTAAAATAATGCGAAAAAATCAAAAATGGGATGGGTTAAAGAGATTGCTTTTCGTGAACCTGTTCTTGGTTGAACGCAACGCAGTCCTCATAACGGGTTCCCGCTCCTCCAAAAATATCCAGGGAGCTACCGATGGTCAAGTCCACTCGTCCGCAGGAGATCTCCTTACAGCGGACTAAGTCGTCAATGCTTTTCGCTCCGCCTGCATAAGTGACAGAACGTGGACTTTTTTCGGCTAGAAAGCGGATCAGGTCTTCGTCCATGCCGCGTTCAAGGCCTTCGACGTCGGCTGCGTGAACGAGGAATTCGTCGCAGTATGCGCCGAGCTTTTGCAAAAGAGCTTCATTGACAACGGCATCGGTAACAGTCTGCCAACGGTTCGTGGCGACGTTCCAACCGTTTTCGGTGCGGCGACAGCTTAAGTCCAGGACGAGATGTTCCTTGCCCACGGCTTTCGAAAGATGTTCGACCTTTTCCATTTCGAGGTGCGCTCCGTCAAAGACCCAGCTGGTGACGATCACATGGCTTGCGCCTGCATCGAGATATTCCTGGGCGTTATCTGGGTGGATGCCCCCGCCGACCTGGAGTCCGTTCGGGTATGCAGACAGGGCTTCCTTTGCTGCTTCTACGTTGCCCTTGCCGAGCATGATTACGTGACCGCCTTTTAAGCCGTCTTTCTTGTAAAGGTTTGCGTAGTAAGATGGGGACTTTTCACTCACGAAGTTCGTCTTGGGAGTATCGCTGTCGGAAAGGGTTCCGCCGACGATCTGCTTGACTTTGCCTTGGTGAATGTCGATACAGGGACGAAAAAGGGT
Coding sequences within it:
- a CDS encoding succinate CoA transferase, translating into MTSDLVSKEISAEEAAELIQDGEVLGVSGFTLAGYPKAVPTALAKRAERLHANGKPFQITLFSGASTGDECDGALARAKAIKWRAPYQSNPDLRSAINRGEIFYTDAHLGIMGHLVRTGSLPRPTTAIIEASEVTSDGKIRFTTSCGNSVEYLRMADRIIVELNSIYGDALCGIHDCYLPELPPYTHPIPVVNVLDRGGKDYVQVDPKKIVAIVRTNQGDTIRPFTEPDAVSKNIGGQILEFLAHERKKGRLPAGLPYQSGVGNVANAVLTAMARDSLQEPVSLFTEVIQEAVFELIKADKLVGASGTALTCSADAREYFKQNAATLQKKFVLRSQEVSNHPEVIRRLGVISMNTALECDIFGNVNSSHVCGSSIMNGIGGSADFSRNCLLGFFMAPSTAKNGAISTIVPFVTHLDHSDHETHIFVTEQGLADLRGLDPVSRAHKIIENCAHPDYRQQLNDFLDYSMRSSKGKHIPFALDRAFNMHLDFLEKGTMKE
- a CDS encoding A/G-specific adenine glycosylase, coding for MDLFSKRDPYAVWISETMLQQTQVSAVQTAYKKWMQDFPTVQALARASEDDVLLHWQGLGYYSRARNIHKTAKQVVQNGGKFPSNRQDLEALPGIGAYTAGAILSLAFHQNEAILDGNLVRVFSRLSEWDFLPTKDKAAKDSYWEEAYNWANAGDAFLTNEALMELGRTVCKKTNPLCESCPIQKICKAFQNGRATAFPPQKQTRYVSWIGFALAICDSKGNFLLQSSPQSPFLKNQLTFPIFEYADAFKNIFPGIAENVISPENVKRFAFMGTVEHSITRYKIQCRVLCVEAKSHKGLPGSWISKQKLPQKIISSFAQKIVILTHDF
- a CDS encoding glycosyltransferase — translated: MVTEDSNNTYDSRPPIFGRTVSSTFPEYFSFKHQPPGNIRTCMIPPVVFWQVLRNLPQLLKLRFFLKKKRKEHAEDDIRVAFYSDNLDEVNGIANNLRHVITYMRGHGYKAALVGSAFNTRPCGVVENGYVILLPRVFSMEQLGYANSELAIPHVRPILRLLKRYPVDIVELETPSPGAWAIAFCAKIAGIKVISHYRTDVPTYTKTLVKAKWMYRYVLMLMQIFYGFTRPVVSPCKDYKNILHNDIKVPLDKIEIIRRGIPLENYSPDFRGKGTWEKFSDLQGKVRFVYVGRISKEKNLPLLRNLWMEFRKKHDDAELMFVGDGWYLEELKKDFASAPEVHFAGVQGGETLAGLYADADFLLFPSTTDTFGNVVVEALASGTPAIVTDKGGPQDIVFEKGCGQVLPADDTAAWLAELEKCMNLRHDEVAYQKVRENAYNRSKDYTLEKAAKAQWEFYKKVYHEAYHGK
- the hisA gene encoding phosphoribosylformimino-5-aminoimidazole carboxamide ribotide isomerase — translated: MTLFRPCIDIHQGKVKQIVGGTLSDSDTPKTNFVSEKSPSYYANLYKKDGLKGGHVIMLGKGNVEAAKEALSAYPNGLQVGGGIHPDNAQEYLDAGASHVIVTSWVFDGAHLEMEKVEHLSKAVGKEHLVLDLSCRRTENGWNVATNRWQTVTDAVVNEALLQKLGAYCDEFLVHAADVEGLERGMDEDLIRFLAEKSPRSVTYAGGAKSIDDLVRCKEISCGRVDLTIGSSLDIFGGAGTRYEDCVAFNQEQVHEKQSL